The DNA sequence TAGTCTTCAGAGAAGGTGTTGGACCGCATCACCACGTTGATGGGCGATCCGTCGTCATCATAGGAGTGGGTCTCCACCATCTCGCGGTGCGAGACCACGGCGAGGAGGTTGATGTCCGGCGCAAGATCCCAGCTGACCTTGGCGGAGACGCCCCAGTTCTTCAGATCGATGAACGGCGAGAAACGCGCCCCGCCCCGGACCGCCACCCCGTCGACCTCCAGCCCGTTGTAGAACCGGTTGCCGGGAATGACCGTCCCGGCAGCGATCGGGTCGCTGAAGCTGGCGTAGGTGCTGTACGGATCGCCAGTGACGAAACGCTGGTCATAGGCCACGCCGTAGGTCGCCGCAGCGGCTGCAACGGTAGGGGAGATGCGGTTGCTGACGATGTCCACAATCGTGTCGGCGCTGTTCTCGCTCGTATCGCGGACGTAATCGCCGGTGATGGTGAGGCGCAGGCCGTCCATCGGCCGCCAAAGCATGGACCCGCGATAGGCTTGCACATCCTCGCCGCCCTGGTGGCCGACCACGCAGTCGTCGGGAGTGAAGCCTGCGGTCGGCTGCTTCAGAGTGGATGCGAAGGGGAGTGAACCCGAGAGCTCGGGCGTGCCCCGCTTGCGCATCTCGCAGGTGAAATCGAGGATTTTCTGGTAGCCCGTGCGCTTCTTCGAAAGCCCGGATACCGCCAGAGCCAGCTGGTCGTTGAGCGGCAGGTTGACCGAACCGCGAAAGTCCATCCGGTCGTAAGAGCCAGCCGTGATCTGCAGCCTGCCATAGACTTCCCGGGTCGACGGCTCCCGGCTGACGATGTTGACGGCCCCGGCCAGCGAATTGCGCCCGAACAAGGTCCCCTGCGGACCACGCAGGACCTCGATATGGTCGATGTCCAGCAAGTCGAAATTGGAACCAAGGAGCGTGGGGAAGTAGACGTCGTCGAGGTAGAAGGCGACAACAGGCTCGCTGGCGAGGCTGGTGTCCCGGTTGCCGATGCCGCGAATGGTCGCATCGATACCGGGACCGAACACACCCTGCGACTTGCGGAACTGGGTATTCGGAACAACCGCGGTCAGTTCACCGACGCTCGTTATGCCCCTCTCCTCGATCGCTTCCGCAGTCACCGCAGTAATGGCGATGGGGGTATCCTGCAGATTGGTGGACTGCCTTGTCGCCGTGACGACGATGTCCTGGATCCCGTTGGCTGCCGGAGGGGGGGCCGAAGTTGCGGCTGCGTCGTTCTGCCCCTGAGCAGCGGCATCTTGCGCCGCCACGGCGCCACTTTGCAGTGCCAGCGGTACTGCAACGGCCGCCATGGTCACCAAGCCCATTTTCCTCATCGTTCACTCCTCTCCCTGAAGCTAGTAGAAATTCTCTTTATCGAGCCGTCGAGCCCAAAGACAAATTCTGTCCGATTATTTTAACGCCTTATTTATTCGCTCGCCTGGCGCAGAATATTTCTTCTATTCAGCCAGAGAACGAGCGAGAAATGGTATCACCACTGCGCCAAAGCGTTCCGCCACTCTGTTGGTGTGGTCGCCCGAATAAACTTCGAACGTATTCGATATGACATAGCGGTCTAGGCTTTCATGCAGCTCTGTGGCGGCGGGGACAATGGAATCGGCATCGCCGACATCGATGCCGATCGCGCGGTAGGTCCTCAGCGCCGCGACATACTGATCCAGAAAGGCAAGCGGTGCGTTCGCATCCCGCTTTGCCATCACATCCTGGCGCAAATCCCCCGCGTCGGTGACGGGCAGGTCGACAAACAGAGGTGGCTTCGCGGGATTGGGCGAGAATGCTGCCGCCGTGGCAAGGGGGCCTGCATATTTGAACGGCAGGCCTACTGCTTGCTCCGGGGATTTCAGCGCGTGGATGTAATGCACCTCTTCCTGCGTCAGCCCCTGGACGCCAAGGGGAGCGAGGCAGCAAGGCGACATCATATAGAGGGCGCCGAACCGCCCCGGACGCATCATCGCGATGCGCGCCACGCCATAGCCGCCCATGGAATGCCCCATCAGGCCGCGCGCTGCCGGGCGGGCAATGGTGCGGTAATTCTCATCGATGAATGCCGGGAGCTCATCGGCAACGAAGGTTTCGAAATCGCCGGTGACGACGGATCGACCATAAAAGGATCCGCCATATTGATTACTGGCGTCCGGAAAGACGACGATCAGTTCGGCGGCCCCGCTCGCGAAGGCTCGGCCCAGCCCCGCCTGGGTCTGCAGCTTTTCCATCCAGCGCCGGGCATCGGTGGAGAACCCGTGCAGGGCGTAGACCACCGGATACCTGCGCTTTGGCTGCGCGTCATAGCTTGGCGGCAGGGCAATGTAGACCTCCCGATCCGCCGAGGTGTTCAGCAAATTGCCAGCGACAGCCGGTGAGTGCACGATGCGCCGCTCAATCCGCACATTGAGAGCGGAATCGGACGGGTCAGTTGCAGACACTTGCGAAGAGGGAGCGGCGAAGGCCGGCAACGGCAGCAGGGCGAGCAGCGCCAAAGCAGCAGCGACGATGTTCTGCATTGGGCACCCCTCCGTAGATCAACCACAAGCCGCTTTTCGCACAACCCGCGCCGGCCCGACCATTGAGGACGGCGCCTTTAACCTAAAGGTCTAGGCTTTTAGGGTTAAGGTGTCAACGGACAGATCGCCCATGCGCCGGTGCACCCTGAGGAATGCGCCTCTCGGCCTGGAGCTTGGTATCGGCTGCCCCAGCCCTCGCCGCTCCGATAGGTCTTGGATTAGGGCCTGCGGCAAAGGGATGACTGGGCGAGAGGCCCACCCGCCGCTAGCAAGCTCTTCTGGGCCGGTCGCCCGGCCATGCGGATCTTCCAGGCACTCTACTGGCTGCGCGACGCGACGGCATGTTCGCATTGCCGGCTTGGATGCGGGAGTATGCGAGAACCATCCTCGCCGCGTTTCCGTACCAGTGAAGCAGTTCGATGGGCTTGGCGCTTTGAATCTTGCCGATCCACTCCGCCCACTCATCGCCCGGAGTTCAGCGCCTGCACAAAGCCCAGAGGATGGGAACGAGGCAGACTGACAGAGCGAGGTTTGCCGCGACATCTCCCAATGTCTCACTGGTCAGGCCCACGACGAGGCCAACGGATACTACCGCAGCGATTGTCATAACTGGGACGAGGGGCCGACGGACCATCACGCTGCCGTGGGCGTTCGACGGCCGGAATTCGGCGCAATACGCTTAAGCCAAATATACAGGCCGCTTGCAATCACGACGAGCGTGACGATGTCGAGCAGTGCCCAAAGCAGCTTCATCACCAACCCGCCGTAATCGCCGAAATGCAATGGCTGGGCGAGCAGCAGACCTTTCATATACCAGGGCATCGGGGCGATCCCGTCCACGTCCCCTGTGTGGGCATCGATCATAACGGGTGTCAGCAACTTTTCGGTCAGGGGCGTCCCCCCTTGCAAGAACACGGCATAATGGTCGCGGCTCGAAAATGCCGCGCCCGGAAAGGCCACGAACTGGGGGCGCATGCCGGGCGCCGCCCGCATTGCATTGGCAACCGCCCTGCCGACCATACCGGAACGATAGGGAGCGATCGTCTGCCCGTCGCCTTTGGTCAGTCCGACCAGTGCATCAGCGCGCCACCAAGCGGTGATCGGGTCGGAAAGAGTGTTGATCGCACCCGTCAGACCGACCACCGCCGCCCAGGCGAGCGTGACGCCTCCGATAAGATTGTGCCAGTCGAGCCACCGCGTGCGCGCGCTCTTGTCCCTGCGCACTCTGGCAAAGCCGGCCCGGCGGGCGAAGGGCGCATAGAGCACGATACCCGAGACAAGCGCGGCGACGAACAGTAGCCCGATGAGGCCGATAAACAGCATGCCGCCCTGCCCCAGGAACATGTCCGAGTGCATCTGCAGCAGCAGATCCATCACGCCGCCATGCTCGCCCCCGCTCGCCTGCACCGCACCGCGGCGATCAATCGGCTGGAACGTCATGCCGCTCTCACTAACATCGGCGCTAACGCCGCTGGTGATATTCACCACCGGCCGGTCGATATCGAAGCTTAGGTAGATCGGCACTTCACCGGGCCGCAAAGTTAGCGCCGCGTCAACAGCCGCATCGAGCGGGACCAGCGCCGCATCGTCCCACTGCTCCTGGAGATGTGCGCCTGTCAGGCTGTCGATATCGTCGTGAAAGATCAGCGGTAGCCCGGTCAGGCACAGCATCAACAGGAACAGCGTACAAAAGAGGCTTGTCCAGCTGTGGATCTTGCTCCAGCGGCGAAGCGTGGCAGGTGTCATGGCCCTGCAGCGGTACTACGGCTGCGGCTGATCGGCGAGCCACCAGCGCGGCGGCGCGGCCCCGTTGCGGGCGATCGGGGCCAGCGTCGCACCGTCGAACAGCAGGCCGCCGCGCATGACCATGGCGATCGCCCGGGCATTGGCGATATCCTGACGCGGGTCGGCATCGAGCACCACGAGATCGGCGAGCTTGCCTTTCGTCAGACTGCCCAGGTCGTCAGGCCGGCCGATCACCGTGGCATTGTCGATCGTCGCGATCTCCAGCGCTTCGAGCGGGCTCGCACCACCAGCGACGAAGGCAGCCATTTCCCAGTGCAGCCCGAGACCCTGCACCTCGCCATGGCTACCTGCGCCAACCAGGCCGCCTGCCGCGCGGATGCGCAGCGCGTCCTGCGCGAAGCGCGGATAGGTCTGCAACTCCTCGGGCATCCAATGCCGGTCGCGCAGATCGCTGGCGATGACGAACGGCGGCGTGAAGCGCCGCAGCCGTTCGTCATCCTGCATCCGCCGATGGATGATGTTGTCGAACAGCGCCGGATTGCCGCCGTAAAGCACGCTGAGCGTTGGCGTGTAGGAAATGCCGCTTGCCGCGAAGAGGCGGATCACATCCTCGTGTATCGGGGTAACCGGGATATTATGCTCGTTGCCGGCGAAGCCATCGACAGCATGGGTCATTTCGAGCAGGTAATCAGCCGCACCCTCGGTAGTCGGCATCATCCCCAGCGCGCGCGAGGCATCGGCCATCGCCTGCCGCGCCCCGCGATCACCAACCATGTAGCTCTTGATGTTGC is a window from the Altererythrobacter sp. B11 genome containing:
- a CDS encoding TonB-dependent receptor; the protein is MRKMGLVTMAAVAVPLALQSGAVAAQDAAAQGQNDAAATSAPPPAANGIQDIVVTATRQSTNLQDTPIAITAVTAEAIEERGITSVGELTAVVPNTQFRKSQGVFGPGIDATIRGIGNRDTSLASEPVVAFYLDDVYFPTLLGSNFDLLDIDHIEVLRGPQGTLFGRNSLAGAVNIVSREPSTREVYGRLQITAGSYDRMDFRGSVNLPLNDQLALAVSGLSKKRTGYQKILDFTCEMRKRGTPELSGSLPFASTLKQPTAGFTPDDCVVGHQGGEDVQAYRGSMLWRPMDGLRLTITGDYVRDTSENSADTIVDIVSNRISPTVAAAAATYGVAYDQRFVTGDPYSTYASFSDPIAAGTVIPGNRFYNGLEVDGVAVRGGARFSPFIDLKNWGVSAKVSWDLAPDINLLAVVSHREMVETHSYDDDGSPINVVMRSNTFSEDYWTAEARLSGKMAFADWVLGGFYFTADGSQHAVFISPQSSFQRLIDSEFNPTSKAVFANATVRPFGEKLGIVLGGRYSDDKKVVDFYNVLDTSPSPSDTIFYVVPQQTRFDWKLGLNYQATPDVLLYASAATGNSLPGFDPRPQQPSQIAQYDGNDDIAYELGAKLDLLDRRVRLNLAAFYTDFKNRPTSISGSEALLDAAGQPVPGNRTLVPLAGGPEGSTACGDLVPAGTGITCLGRTYYRNQPAKIRGFEAEYTINPVDDLLINGSLGYSKLTAPDIRERSVNRRQNTPFWTANAGVQYTVDTAALDGSLTPRIDWTYESSQVVSGTSTTFDNLLPARSVFNARLTYDNYQHEFSIAVGATNLFDKVYYYNVFDSQALGAAYTGAQPAAPRQLYITLEKTF
- a CDS encoding alpha/beta hydrolase: MQNIVAAALALLALLPLPAFAAPSSQVSATDPSDSALNVRIERRIVHSPAVAGNLLNTSADREVYIALPPSYDAQPKRRYPVVYALHGFSTDARRWMEKLQTQAGLGRAFASGAAELIVVFPDASNQYGGSFYGRSVVTGDFETFVADELPAFIDENYRTIARPAARGLMGHSMGGYGVARIAMMRPGRFGALYMMSPCCLAPLGVQGLTQEEVHYIHALKSPEQAVGLPFKYAGPLATAAAFSPNPAKPPLFVDLPVTDAGDLRQDVMAKRDANAPLAFLDQYVAALRTYRAIGIDVGDADSIVPAATELHESLDRYVISNTFEVYSGDHTNRVAERFGAVVIPFLARSLAE
- a CDS encoding PepSY-associated TM helix domain-containing protein — encoded protein: MTPATLRRWSKIHSWTSLFCTLFLLMLCLTGLPLIFHDDIDSLTGAHLQEQWDDAALVPLDAAVDAALTLRPGEVPIYLSFDIDRPVVNITSGVSADVSESGMTFQPIDRRGAVQASGGEHGGVMDLLLQMHSDMFLGQGGMLFIGLIGLLFVAALVSGIVLYAPFARRAGFARVRRDKSARTRWLDWHNLIGGVTLAWAAVVGLTGAINTLSDPITAWWRADALVGLTKGDGQTIAPYRSGMVGRAVANAMRAAPGMRPQFVAFPGAAFSSRDHYAVFLQGGTPLTEKLLTPVMIDAHTGDVDGIAPMPWYMKGLLLAQPLHFGDYGGLVMKLLWALLDIVTLVVIASGLYIWLKRIAPNSGRRTPTAA